The window CATTTAGAATGATAAAGGGCTATTATAAAAGGATTTAAACAGAAAGACAACACCGCAGCCCATTTTTAAATGCCACATCAATAATCTCAGCTGCACCTCTACTGAAAGTAGGGAGGAGAAAACAGACATCTTAAGCCATTCTCTGAGGCCTTCCTTCTGCCTGCTACACCGCATTTAGCatttcttcattccttccttccacccccACCGCTGCCTGCTGTCACCCATGGACTGCCTCGCCCCAGACACTACCCTCCCCATTTCTAAACTCCACTTTACGCACAACATCCCTGTGAAAGGAGAGTTTCACAATAGCTCAGTAACAAACAAACCTGTCCTAAGCtactttctctgtattttctgatgttttctgttctctgtgcttctgtctCCCACAGGCCAGGgcaagctttgttttctgcgCACGGCACCGCATCGGACACAGCGGCAGAATTAACCAGAAGATCATACTAAAGATAGCACTGGCAGttttttcagcaaaatttaATTCACATGTACTGTTGTCCATATACAGAATCACTGAAAGAAGAGCCAAAGCTCTATTGCCAGTGATGAGGGAGAACCTCATCTGCTGCAGCGACTTCAATATTCTGAAGGCGTTCACACTAAAAGATAACCAAACGTCAATTAAAGGTGTTCTCGTTAAGATCTTAATTTCTTAATTCTCCCGGTTTCAAACAGGAAACGGCATCTGAGGTCACGTGTCTCAGACCTCCCCCACAGGAAAAGGCAAACGTAAGCACTCTGAACAAatgaaatgaggtttaacaTTAACATTAAACAACGAATCAGCAACGAATAcgggaaaaacagaaatgttgaCTCTTATCTCCCGGCTTTAATGACACACCATTTATTTCAGAGAGATGAGGATTAAGATTGGAAATTGATTTCTAAGAATGATTTATCCCTTCTTCACATTTAGCTTTACTTTCAAATTTACAAATGACTACTTTATTAATTGAATaaaaattctcattaaaatatttcaagacaGTAAAaaacccctccccccctccttcccccgccccccccagcACGTTTCTACGATTtgtacaaaacaaatacaaatacatttctgtatgAACCCAAAAAATCAGCTGTTTGATGAAAAACAACCCGAAGCAAGCACTGAATTTTCTTGTTCATAATGCATGAACTACTTCAAGTAAGTCAAACATGACCTGCAAAAAAATAACTGGAAGGGTCCCTTACCTGCCGAGAGATGGAGCTGCTTGTTGGATCTGGCACCGCAGAAATAAGGTTGGCAGTGCTCTTTCTATGAACACTATTCATACCAGGCATTTTAGTGATTTTACAGGCTTTGCTACTAGAACTAGAGTTTTTacgtttttttccttctgatttgtCGAAAGAAAGGGGTAGAGAAGACACTGCATTATGTGCTCCCAGGGAGTGGTCCCCTGAGTGGTGCACAAGAGAAGGTACAGACAGATTAGAAGAGTCAATACTGCTTACTACCATGCTCATGTGTTTCACTGAGTCTGTTGAACTACTTGATAATGAAGTCCGTCCTGAGGGCTCCAATTTGGCACTGAGTGGGCTTGTTCCATTGTTTGTATTGTGCACAGACATACTGTTATAGGAAGATGTAGCCTGATAGGAGTTCAAAGTCGAACTGGTGTTCAGGACACAGTTCTTTTTGTGGGACCCTGAAAATGAAGACGAGGAAGATGTCTGCAAAGATAGCGAGGATGACGACGACTGCGGCTTCTTCTTTTTGTTACTTGAAGACTCGTCGCTGCGAGATGACAAGTCTTTTACTTTTGAGGAtttgctggtttttgttttggatggcttgtgggatggggaagggatgACTGCTGGCACTGGTGACACAGCTGATGGCGCCTTGAAGGTTGAGTCCATGATACTTAGGCTTGCAGCCACGTGAGGAAAAGCTGTAGTGTGTGACATAATGGAATTTGTATCTGATGTCGTCACAAAGGCTGCGTTTGATAACATGGCTGATGTCATTATGTAAGAAGAAGTGATTCTTGAGCTGATAGGTGTTGAAGGAATATACACTGCACTGGGGTTGCTGAAGGGTTGTAAGACGGAGGCTGGAAAGGGAGTGGAGAcgtgtgctgctggagaaggCATGGGGCTGTCTGCCGCAGGAGGGATTTTCCTGAAcgggaaagaataaaagagattTAGATGCATAAAACACTTCTATCTGAACAATTCAGATAAGAAATGATTCCTGGAAAAGACCAACctattaaaaaaaggaaaaaaaaaaaggtaaaccTGGttcattttagttttgcttCCTATTCCACCAACCAgacatattttaatattcacAGTTTGAAATAAGTTGCACATCCTGTAACGGCTTAAAAATACTTTCgctcctgattttttttctttctaaacttcAAAAGCCAGTCACAAACTTTGTGTGTTTTGATGTTCTGAGAATTCAGGAAAACAGCAGATTGTGTTTCCctagaaatgcattttcaaatgagGCACACTCATTTCATGAAGGCACTGGAGATTTAACAAAAGAAGTTCAGGTGAAGATCTATGCAGCACAGTGTTTTGTGCATGGGACATCACCCCTGAACTGTGCAGTTCCACTATTAAaccagagctgagctgagcttcTGCACAAATGTTCCATGTAGCAATTACATATATGGCATTACAATCAAATACTTTCTTACAAatttaatctcatttttaatctattttacaaaaagagaagagaagagaagagaagagaagaaaaagaaaagaaaaagaaaagaaaaagaaaagagaagaaaaagagaagaaaaagaaaagaaaagaaaagaaaagaaaagaaaagaaaagaaaagaaaagaaaagaaaagaaaagaaaagaaaagaaaagaaaagaaaagaaaagaaaagaaaagaaaagaaaagaaaagaaaagaaaagaaaagaaaagaaaagaaaagaaaagaaaagaaaagaagggaagataaGACATCTGAAATGCCTGTCAGTGGAGTCTATGAACACATTAAACAATATGCTTCATTCACTGCATAAGTTTTGCCTGGAAGGTAAAGCTGTAGAACAGTTTCAACATTAATGTGAGCTCACAGGTCAGACCCAAGGGGTCAATAAATGAGTCAGTTTGGGGGTCTGTGAATTACTTATCACTGAGCTtaaagaggagaaggaggtaATGGGTCAATTGCTCATCCTTGCCTCAGTGCAGTACCATTTCCAAGGGCTCACGTGAGAGCTGGTTAGACAGGATTAACTAGTTAAGTTATTCATTTCACCAATATTGAAAGACTGACAGAGCCTGAAACAACACTTGATGAACTGTATGACTAGTTGAATACTACTCAGAGAATAAAATTTAATGATATTACCTGTGAAATCAGTAGAATGTACTTAAGTTCCTTTCTATTCCACCACCAACAGAACATCACCTATTACTTTATTGAGTCCAATGTTAACAAAAAAAGTCTTCCATAATGTCTCTTGGAAAATTATCATGTGagtttttctcattatttagACTATTAATCCTATTCCTCTTTGTTAAGAACCCACAGAGCACCATAATTCTGCCCCTGTTAATCCCCAGTACTGACATCTCTTCAGTTTGAAGAGACTCACGCCTGCCCTCAGTGAAGTACAATAAAACAGCACAGGGTACGGTTTATGACAAAATTAATCCTCTGCTGTTTTACCATAAATCAAATCCTAATTAACAGGGTTCTCTCCTGGTATTCTTCCTGTAGAGACTTTCAGACAGGGCACTGTTTGTGACAGAAAAGAGTAAGGGTTTACACCCTGACCGTGCTCGCAGAAATAAGCAAAGTCCTACTGCCTGTGACTTCCACGGGGCTATGAACAAAGCAATTATCAGGCCTGTTCCTCAGTCTACTATTAAAGAAAAGCCAACAATTCTTACCCACCTTTGTAAAACACACTGAGAACTAGGGGTAAAAAGCACTTTGTAGACATTGTTATTGTTCTCACAATACGGCCTTACATCCCCTTTACCCTTTGGCTCAGCTGGACAAGCCACAGCTAGGGCTGGACTAGCTCCATTAGAACATAACAGCTTTATGCACAGCCCTGCTTGGGGAAGACAGGAAAGGATCAGTCCAGAGGATGGAGGACAACAGTGAGATACAAAAAGGATTAAGTTCTGTCAGCTTCCTGTGTTACACAGACAAGTAAGTATGGATGGAATCCATTAAAATATTAGAGACTGCACTGAGAGCTAGAATTGGGGAAAACATTTACAATTGGATTTAGTGGGAGCAGGACGAGGCCTGTTTGTTTCTTGTATCACACAACTACCACAGAAGTTATTTCAGGTCTTCATGAAAGGAACGATACTTGGTGACACTTCCTCAGATGCCTGAATGTCTTTTCACCTGACACACAAAGCCAACAGATAACAAGTTTTACTTCTCCTATTTATAGAAGCAAGATTAGTTTTATTTGTAGAAGGTGGCAGACAGTGGTTAACAGCCAAAATTGTGAAGTAGAAGAGAGGAACCCCTTCTGGACCAAGTGCAATCTGTCTCTAAACAGAGATGTAAGTGGTCCTTCTATGGCAAACCCATCCATTTCTAAGTGATGTctccaagcacagcagcactgtcaTCACCCAGTTACCAGGTCAGTCAGACAAGCCAGTTTAGTACTTCaataatttatataaataaaaatcaaacgTTGTTCATCTAATGGCTGGCATCCAATGAATATAATACAGTCCTGATAATAAACAGTGATGTGAAACACTGCACTTCAGAGTAATTACACTGGGAGAAGAATGCATGTTCCAttgcagaattaaaaagaaataataaaaacaatcacGCCTGCAGATCCTATGAGCcttttcaaaatacatatattaaaaaaaattctttttttctgtagagcAGTCTGTTTTAATGTTCCTATGTAACCTAAGCATACAGTGATTGCAACCTGCACATGTCACACAGAGGTGCTTCAGTACTGAGTCATAAACAGACATTTAAGACCTCTAATGCTGGTGAGTCTAGAAGGCACTGTGGACTAAAAAATTCCACATTCCTTTACACATTAGCAAAtatgaggactgctctgaaagtaatgccttctattttattacgttggcTCATGACAGCAGAGGTCGAttttggtggtatggcagtagaggctgaaccttcccaccaatatcccattacgtgttgttgctgtgtgacagatggcagcagaggggcagtctgacagaatggggTCTTACACcgaagtgtggatgaagcaaaggtgtgtcatgtggaaaaaatggcacccattgacattcactgacacttgctgaatgttgatggagaccaaccagtggacgtgagcacagtgaggcagcggatggtgtgtttcagcagtggcaacagtgtTGTGAAAGACATTACAGATGGTGGTGCACAcctgtcacaccatgaaatgaagagcgtctctatcagctcatccatgcaaCCTGgcaaatggtggtgactgtgttgaaaaacagtgttttgtagctgagaatttgctctatgaaaTGGTGTTCTTGTGCTTCtggtatctgttgtagtttccatggaaataaataggaggcatcactttcagagtGACCCACGTATATACTGAATTTCTTACCCACAACACGAGTCTCACTGAGAAAAGTCTGAGTGGTGATATGGCTGTGTGACATAGATATAAAAGTCCAGGCCAAATGCAACCTGTGTTAAAAAACTGCATGACATCAAGACATACCTCCAAGCCCAGAAAACAGCGAGCTCTCATGCACTTCAGCAAATCTACAGAATTATTCCCCCCCATGTTTGGAGGGACTACAGAAAAGTTCTAAATCTGGCAGAACCACACATCAGAACAGGAGATTGCTCACTTGTGCTGCATATTCCTCAGTGGAAAAGAGAAATCTCATATTTGCATTACAGGCATGACTTAACACAGAGgtaatttcaaaaacaaatcCCATGGAGCGTTTCATTTAGTGCTTACACAGAATTAAAGATGTTGAACTATGCCCAGGTGTAAAACTCCCACTTACTTCCACATCTGTGAATTCAAGTGTTTTTCTACCATGGAGTTTAGTGCGAATCGAAAATGGTCCCATCTTCTGTCAAAGACATAGTACCCTCTTCCCATTAAGCGACTACCATACgaacagaactgaaagaaaagacagttcaatgttgtttattaaaaaagcttttatgCTATAAAAGAACGACCACTCATCGATCCTGCAACATCTTTGTAATTTGTATTGCAAATATCTTTAAAAGGCGTTTCTCTCCACCTGCAGTATAAGTACCTTTTTCATGATGTATGAAATACACACGTAACGTTTCTGCCTAAAGTATACTTTGTACTCCACGAACAACTCAGTTTACTGTGGGGTACCTACCTACGTGTCACAAGGAAAGAATACAAATGCCAAGCTACTGTTAAGGAAGCAATTCTGGCTGCTAACACTGGGGTCTGACAAAAGTTCTCCTTTTCTCTAAGGAATACAGACAACGTTACAGTTATCACAGTGCTAGCTTTATTCTGTATAAGGAAAACACATAAATGAAGTCTTCACTGATTTTACTCCTTGGCTTGATCTTTGTGAGAAACAGCTGCTCAGGTGTTGGCGAGTTCTCCCATTGTTTCTTGGTTTGTACAGAGTAAACAAATTCACACTGCAGATCCAGTGACACAAGGTTCTCTGACTACTTACAGTAAAGTTTGCTACTAGCATGGGAGAGAGACAAAAACAGCTGCCAGAGAAGCACATTCTTAAGCCACTGCCAGAGCAGATGGGCTAcgctgtgctctgctttccatttttagaTCAATGAAGCAATAGCTTCTATGTCCACATACACTCACATAAATGATATTTAATTACTGCTTCATAGCATACTACAAAGATCAACAAGTGCCATAATAGCTCTTCGCTGCCATATGATTTTCAGAGCTATAACCAATTGCAAGGTTTCATAAGAAGGACGTATGAACAATTGCAAGGTTCATAAGAACTATGTATGACAACAAATTGTCTGTTCATGTCACATTTAAAACACTGCAACTTTACAGTTTAGCAGAACGACACTTGATTCAGACTACTGAGAAGAAAACTAAAAGGAGAACTTTACTTTCTACTGCTTATCCCATCCCACAACCTGGTAATGTTGTGCTACCGCATGCGGCGACCAGTCTTCTCTTCCTACCTGCTCCCATTCAAACCGAAGTCTTCTGCCAAATGTAACATAAACTCAGAATAGTCCCCCATTCCTTACATTTTTACCAAAGCAcgtctccttcctcccctctctaATCACTTAAAAGTAACAGCAAGGCATGCCAGCGAGAGACACATACCCCAAGAGGTCTGGGATGGTGTCCAGAAAAATGACAGTCTAATTTCTCAGATTCTTCAGCTCCATCCACTTCTCCTTCATCACTGGACAATCTACTAGTTAAATCTCCTCCCATGGAAGGCAGTGGCAGTTCTGGTACGTACCCACTGTGGTTTGAAGAACTGTTGCTGTTTATGCTATTTGCAGATGACGGTCTAGAAAGAGAAGATACATTTAAATCACCAGTGTTCAACAGCCCTCCAAAGGCACCTGCCTGAGTCAAGCCTCGAAGTAAATTATGCCAGAAATGATCATGGAAAGAAGGACAGTAAAGGATAAAGAGCAGCTGACGTTTGGTCTTGCAAGAATATAACAGTTATCACCAAGTTGACATTACCAGAAGTATCTTTGTATTGCCTGAAATGTTAAATCCACCACAGAGTTCAGCTTAAAATCTCAACAGATGCAAAATGTATTACATACGCAAACAAAACTAAACGTGTAAAATCTTCCCACAAAGCATCACTGCTCCACTACTTTGTTAATCCCAAGTGAACAgttattacatttatttcttactgaaatGCACATACTAAATACAACAGGAGTTTTTAGTTTATTCCCTCCACAGCCAGTTCAGTACGTGCAGTAACTGGGAGGACCCTACAGCATgtagggctttttctttttaacctttgcataaaatgcaataaaacaaGGTGGCCATGCCTTTGCATCACAGGGCACAATGACGTCTGGCAAATGAGTATGGAAGCAAACCAAGTGAGAaggggtgttgggggggggggagggtgcgGACCTCTGAGGCTGGAGGAGATATTTGCACTGAGTAAAACCCCAAGATGAAAAACAAGCTCTCCAACTAGCCTTCCTCATCCAGTGAATTTGGGCTATCAGCCACTAGAACTGTGGACAGTGCCCTCTCCTGAActgagctgggattgttcaacCACGTCCACCAGCTGGaaatcactgctgcagctgctggctggtgcGTAGAATAGATTGTGTGAGTGCTCCTGAGCCTTGAGGAAGAGGCGGCCGGGTGAGGCCAAGTCACCTTCAGGGCAACCAGCAAACTTTGCCTGGGGGAGCGGGCAGCAGCCACATAACCCCTGCCAGCAGAGCCACGGGCTGTATGCCAACTCACAGCAGGGAGCAAGGCTTTCCTCTGGCACGGCTGCTTgcaaaaacaggaaagaagacagaacagagacactgcagcagaaacagaagtatAAATCGTATCAACACAACATATGACTGCTAAAATCCTTCTCCTTGCGTACCACTatcttttctttgcaatttcttctgctgccaCTGAAccacatttcagttttgtttttttttttgactgtaaCACCTACTAAAACTAACGCCTGCCTGTCCCTCTGTGCTCCTCTGCACGTAGGCACTGTGTAAGGTCACCCTTTTAACAGAAATTACGTAGAATTCTCATCAATTTTCCTATTCTTTCATTCATCCAAAGCCCCGTGAGATCCACCTCTGCCACTGAGTGCATACAATTTCCCAGTGGCTTGACGAacgcacagaaaaaaatggaaacaggtGTCTGTAGAACTGGAGATAAGACTCTGAAAGAGAGACTTTGTACAAATGACCAAAAATGAGTACCTAATTCTGACCAAGACTTCTGCAAAGACATGACGTATGAAACAATGCTAACATGAACAAAGCCAACCAGCTTAACTCTAtccactccagaaaaaaataggagtACCTGCAAACgcactgcaaaagcaaaaatgaaacaaatgggaAGTTTCCCAGAGGGTAAAGTAGAATTTAGTCGCTCCAATACTTTGTAGTGGTTCTTCTAAAGGTGCATTTCTGGAAGTTTACATTGTCTTTCTGATTTTGTCCTTTCTAAGAAAAATTGCCACAGTGATGAAGGACACACCATGGGCGGTCTAAGACAGATGGGTTTAAGacccagctgcctgcactgtCATCTACGTGGAAGCACACCTTTCTTTAAGAGACACTCCACTGACGTAGCTGGTGACGTATCTGCAC of the Gallus gallus isolate bGalGal1 chromosome 1, bGalGal1.mat.broiler.GRCg7b, whole genome shotgun sequence genome contains:
- the ATXN7L1 gene encoding ataxin-7-like protein 1 isoform X8 — its product is MHLFGHYPAHDDFYLVVCNICNQVVKPQVFQSHCERRHGSMCKPSPSPASPACNSRTSLVQMKPKSCISGHNPVSSNSKPFKTPKDNLLTSSSKQHTVFPSKVSRDKPCVPVPVVSLEKIPNLVKADGANVKMNSATTTTITSSSASSSTIPAPTLVKSGLTSKSVPPSPEKILNGKGIIAPSIDKKHQNGTKSSNKPYKRLSEREFDPNKHCGVLDPETKKPCTRSLTCKTHSLNHRRAVPGRKKQFDILLAEHKARSREKEVAKDKEHPPSARESYQSQPTPAQDSLSGSSVNSGQESKVTSPAKSRPPNSVLPRPSSANSINSNSSSNHSGYVPELPLPSMGGDLTSRLSSDEGEVDGAEESEKLDCHFSGHHPRPLGFCSYGSRLMGRGYYVFDRRWDHFRFALNSMVEKHLNSQMWKKIPPAADSPMPSPAAHVSTPFPASVLQPFSNPSAVYIPSTPISSRITSSYIMTSAMLSNAAFVTTSDTNSIMSHTTAFPHVAASLSIMDSTFKAPSAVSPVPAVIPSPSHKPSKTKTSKSSKVKDLSSRSDESSSNKKKKPQSSSSSLSLQTSSSSSFSGSHKKNCVLNTSSTLNSYQATSSYNSMSVHNTNNGTSPLSAKLEPSGRTSLSSSSTDSVKHMSMVVSSIDSSNLSVPSLVHHSGDHSLGAHNAVSSLPLSFDKSEGKKRKNSSSSSKACKITKMPGMNSVHRKSTANLISAVPDPTSSSISRQIGKNSSVALSQSSPSSTSNPVHNRQHLMISVGTPSVRHLPGSTEAQRIFAPNCNGCYQRLNT
- the ATXN7L1 gene encoding ataxin-7-like protein 1 isoform X6, translated to MAALERPVPSPEAFLGQPWAAWVREAAPPHAHGAAPPHSADLEETGKEGAKSREVMRLNKEERRHGSMCKPSPSPASPACNSRTSLVQMKPKSCISGHNPVSSNSKPFKTPKDNLLTSSSKQHTVFPSKVSRDKPCVPVPVVSLEKIPNLVKADGANVKMNSATTTTITSSSASSSTIPAPTLVKSGLTSKSVPPSPEKILNGKGIIAPSIDKKHQNGTKSSNKPYKRLSEREFDPNKHCGVLDPETKKPCTRSLTCKTHSLNHRRAVPGRKKQFDILLAEHKARSREKEVAKDKEHPPSARESYQSQPTPAQDSLSGSSVNSGQESKVTSPAKSRPPNSVLPRPSSANSINSNSSSNHSGYVPELPLPSMGGDLTSRLSSDEGEVDGAEESEKLDCHFSGHHPRPLGFCSYGSRLMGRGYYVFDRRWDHFRFALNSMVEKHLNSQMWKKIPPAADSPMPSPAAHVSTPFPASVLQPFSNPSAVYIPSTPISSRITSSYIMTSAMLSNAAFVTTSDTNSIMSHTTAFPHVAASLSIMDSTFKAPSAVSPVPAVIPSPSHKPSKTKTSKSSKVKDLSSRSDESSSNKKKKPQSSSSSLSLQTSSSSSFSGSHKKNCVLNTSSTLNSYQATSSYNSMSVHNTNNGTSPLSAKLEPSGRTSLSSSSTDSVKHMSMVVSSIDSSNLSVPSLVHHSGDHSLGAHNAVSSLPLSFDKSEGKKRKNSSSSSKACKITKMPGMNSVHRKSTANLISAVPDPTSSSISRQIGKNSSVALSQSSPSSTSNPVHNRQHLMISVGTPSVRHLPGSTEAQRIFAPNCNGCYQRLNT
- the ATXN7L1 gene encoding ataxin-7-like protein 1 isoform X5; amino-acid sequence: MCKPSPSPASPACNSRTSLVQMKPKSCISGHNPVSSNSKPFKTPKDNLLTSSSKQHTVFPSKVSRDKPCVPVPVVSLEKIPNLVKADGANVKMNSATTTTITSSSASSSTIPAPTLVKSGLTSKSVPPSPEKILNGKGIIAPSIDKKHQNGTKSSNKPYKRLSEREFDPNKHCGVLDPETKKPCTRSLTCKTHSLNHRRAVPGRKKQFDILLAEHKARSREKEVAKDKEHPPSARESYQSQPTPAQDSLSGSSVNSGQESKVTSPAKSRPPNSVLPRPSSANSINSNSSSNHSGYVPELPLPSMGGDLTSRLSSDEGEVDGAEESEKLDCHFSGHHPRPLGFCSYGSRLMGRGYYVFDRRWDHFRFALNSMVEKHLNSQMWKKIPPAADSPMPSPAAHVSTPFPASVLQPFSNPSAVYIPSTPISSRITSSYIMTSAMLSNAAFVTTSDTNSIMSHTTAFPHVAASLSIMDSTFKAPSAVSPVPAVIPSPSHKPSKTKTSKSSKVKDLSSRSDESSSNKKKKPQSSSSSLSLQTSSSSSFSGSHKKNCVLNTSSTLNSYQATSSYNSMSVHNTNNGTSPLSAKLEPSGRTSLSSSSTDSVKHMSMVVSSIDSSNLSVPSLVHHSGDHSLGAHNAVSSLPLSFDKSEGKKRKNSSSSSKACKITKMPGMNSVHRKSTANLISAVPDPTSSSISRQIGKNSSVALSQSSPSSTSNPVHNRQHLMISVGTPSVRHLPGSTEAQRIFAPNCNGCYQRLNT
- the ATXN7L1 gene encoding ataxin-7-like protein 1 isoform X9, with product MPSSGAGRVAAPHRGTERLRNLRQSRVQTGCRDFALFHKRRHGSMCKPSPSPASPACNSRTSLVQMKPKSCISGHNPVSSNSKPFKTPKDNLLTSSSKQHTVFPSKVSRDKPCVPVPVVSLEKIPNLVKADGANVKMNSATTTTITSSSASSSTIPAPTLVKSGLTSKSVPPSPEKILNGKGIIAPSIDKKHQNGTKSSNKPYKRLSEREFDPNKHCGVLDPETKKPCTRSLTCKTHSLNHRRAVPGRKKQFDILLAEHKARSREKEVAKDKEHPPSARESYQSQPTPAQDSLSGSSVNSGQESKVTSPAKSRPPNSVLPRPSSANSINSNSSSNHSGYVPELPLPSMGGDLTSRLSSDEGEVDGAEESEKLDCHFSGHHPRPLGFCSYGSRLMGRGYYVFDRRWDHFRFALNSMVEKHLNSQMWKKIPPAADSPMPSPAAHVSTPFPASVLQPFSNPSAVYIPSTPISSRITSSYIMTSAMLSNAAFVTTSDTNSIMSHTTAFPHVAASLSIMDSTFKAPSAVSPVPAVIPSPSHKPSKTKTSKSSKVKDLSSRSDESSSNKKKKPQSSSSSLSLQTSSSSSFSGSHKKNCVLNTSSTLNSYQATSSYNSMSVHNTNNGTSPLSAKLEPSGRTSLSSSSTDSVKHMSMVVSSIDSSNLSVPSLVHHSGDHSLGAHNAVSSLPLSFDKSEGKKRKNSSSSSKACKITKMPGMNSVHRKSTANLISAVPDPTSSSISRQIGKNSSVALSQSSPSSTSNPVHNRQKTSNRTGRIRTLP
- the ATXN7L1 gene encoding ataxin-7-like protein 1 isoform X7 is translated as MPSSGAGRVAAPHRGTERLRNLRQSRVQTGCRDFALFHKRRHGSMCKPSPSPASPACNSRTSLVQMKPKSCISGHNPVSSNSKPFKTPKDNLLTSSSKQHTVFPSKVSRDKPCVPVPVVSLEKIPNLVKADGANVKMNSATTTTITSSSASSSTIPAPTLVKSGLTSKSVPPSPEKILNGKGIIAPSIDKKHQNGTKSSNKPYKRLSEREFDPNKHCGVLDPETKKPCTRSLTCKTHSLNHRRAVPGRKKQFDILLAEHKARSREKEVAKDKEHPPSARESYQSQPTPAQDSLSGSSVNSGQESKVTSPAKSRPPNSVLPRPSSANSINSNSSSNHSGYVPELPLPSMGGDLTSRLSSDEGEVDGAEESEKLDCHFSGHHPRPLGFCSYGSRLMGRGYYVFDRRWDHFRFALNSMVEKHLNSQMWKKIPPAADSPMPSPAAHVSTPFPASVLQPFSNPSAVYIPSTPISSRITSSYIMTSAMLSNAAFVTTSDTNSIMSHTTAFPHVAASLSIMDSTFKAPSAVSPVPAVIPSPSHKPSKTKTSKSSKVKDLSSRSDESSSNKKKKPQSSSSSLSLQTSSSSSFSGSHKKNCVLNTSSTLNSYQATSSYNSMSVHNTNNGTSPLSAKLEPSGRTSLSSSSTDSVKHMSMVVSSIDSSNLSVPSLVHHSGDHSLGAHNAVSSLPLSFDKSEGKKRKNSSSSSKACKITKMPGMNSVHRKSTANLISAVPDPTSSSISRQIGKNSSVALSQSSPSSTSNPVHNRQHLMISVGTPSVRHLPGSTEAQRIFAPNCNGCYQRLNT
- the ATXN7L1 gene encoding ataxin-7-like protein 1 isoform X4 → MAALERPVPSPEAFLGQPWAAWVREAAPPHAHGAAPPHSADLEETGKEGAKSREVMRLNKEDMHLFGHYPAHDDFYLVVCNICNQVVKPQVFQSHCERRHGSMCKPSPSPASPACNSRTSLVQMKPKSCISGHNPVSSNSKPFKTPKDNLLTSSSKQHTVFPSKVSRDKPCVPVPVVSLEKIPNLVKADGANVKMNSATTTTITSSSASSSTIPAPTLVKSGLTSKSVPPSPEKILNGKGIIAPSIDKKHQNGTKSSNKPYKRLSEREFDPNKHCGVLDPETKKPCTRSLTCKTHSLNHRRAVPGRKKQFDILLAEHKARSREKEVAKDKEHPPSARESYQSQPTPAQDSLSGSSVNSGQESKVTSPAKSRPPNSVLPRPSSANSINSNSSSNHSGYVPELPLPSMGGDLTSRLSSDEGEVDGAEESEKLDCHFSGHHPRPLGFCSYGSRLMGRGYYVFDRRWDHFRFALNSMVEKHLNSQMWKKIPPAADSPMPSPAAHVSTPFPASVLQPFSNPSAVYIPSTPISSRITSSYIMTSAMLSNAAFVTTSDTNSIMSHTTAFPHVAASLSIMDSTFKAPSAVSPVPAVIPSPSHKPSKTKTSKSSKVKDLSSRSDESSSNKKKKPQSSSSSLSLQTSSSSSFSGSHKKNCVLNTSSTLNSYQATSSYNSMSVHNTNNGTSPLSAKLEPSGRTSLSSSSTDSVKHMSMVVSSIDSSNLSVPSLVHHSGDHSLGAHNAVSSLPLSFDKSEGKKRKNSSSSSKACKITKMPGMNSVHRKSTANLISAVPDPTSSSISRQIGKNSSVALSQSSPSSTSNPVHNRQKTSNRTGRIRTLP